One genomic window of Pseudomonas sp. LFM046 includes the following:
- a CDS encoding glyoxylate/hydroxypyruvate reductase A: MSILYRSDAPRAAAWADYFAEHAADLDFRVWPDAGDLSEIEYLIAWQAPAEFIAKLPKLKVLFSSGAGIDHVDFSAVPAHIPIVRMVEPGIINGMVEYVSLAVLALHRDFFDYVAAKAARTWEPLEVPPASSRTIGVMGMGSLGSAVLQRLAAYGFRLRGWNRSPRHVDGVESFAGPDQLQPFLEGCDILICLLPLTPATKGILNRELFSALPAGAALINVGRGPHLVDADLLEALDSGQISRAILDVTEPEPLPADHPFWAHPRMFLTPHVASMTQPETAAPILMENVRRHQRGEPLTDVIDRSRGY, encoded by the coding sequence ATGAGCATTCTCTATCGATCCGATGCACCACGTGCGGCTGCCTGGGCGGACTACTTCGCCGAGCACGCTGCGGACCTTGACTTCCGCGTCTGGCCTGACGCCGGTGACCTCAGCGAAATTGAGTACCTGATCGCCTGGCAGGCGCCGGCGGAATTCATCGCCAAACTGCCCAAGCTGAAGGTGCTCTTCTCCTCGGGAGCGGGAATCGATCATGTCGATTTTTCCGCCGTGCCTGCACACATTCCCATCGTCAGAATGGTCGAGCCAGGCATCATCAACGGCATGGTGGAATATGTGAGCCTCGCCGTCCTGGCCCTGCACCGGGACTTCTTCGACTATGTGGCGGCGAAGGCGGCGCGCACCTGGGAACCCCTTGAAGTTCCGCCTGCCTCATCCCGCACGATTGGCGTCATGGGCATGGGCTCCCTCGGCAGCGCCGTTCTGCAGCGGCTGGCGGCCTACGGCTTCCGGCTACGCGGTTGGAATCGCTCGCCGCGCCACGTCGACGGCGTCGAGAGTTTCGCCGGCCCCGACCAGTTGCAGCCGTTTCTCGAGGGGTGCGACATCCTGATCTGCTTGCTGCCGCTCACTCCGGCCACCAAGGGTATCCTGAACCGCGAGTTGTTCTCGGCATTGCCCGCCGGGGCAGCGCTGATCAACGTTGGCCGTGGTCCTCACCTGGTCGATGCTGATCTGCTCGAGGCGCTGGATTCGGGTCAGATTTCCCGGGCGATTCTTGACGTTACCGAACCCGAGCCTCTGCCAGCGGATCACCCTTTCTGGGCGCATCCACGGATGTTTCTGACGCCCCATGTGGCGAGCATGACCCAGCCAGAGACGGCGGCCCCCATCCTGATGGAGAACGTTCGCCGTCATCAACGGGGTGAGCCACTCACAGACGTTATCGATCGGTCCCGCGGATATTGA
- a CDS encoding FAD-binding oxidoreductase — translation MHESKIADKSTPYWWESAPVMPLQSQPLARMLDVAIVGAGYAGLSAGLALAREGRSVAAFDAMNPGEGASSRNGGMTSGSIRPDYVTITRRFGERKAMEVEAEGKVARDFLYDFISSERLECDFQLVGQFKGAIGFEQYEKMARGAEALAKKLGIEAYAVPYAEQRNYVGTDFYRGGTVRMDIGGLHPAKFHAELLRVALASGVTVHSSTSVISIERDGSVFRVKTSAGTVQARQVLVCTNGYTDGAVPFLRRRLVPVRSRMIATEELAPELMARLMPKQMMMIEGRQLGFYYRPSPDGKRILLGGRDSSRTGDPEAPKLYLRQGLVSLFPELANVRLSHSWFGNVAMNRHMLPRIFEKDGIVYATGFCGSGVVWGPWIGMRAAHKLMGNNERARTTFDFAPPPAIPFYRGNPWFLPVMIGSYRIQDRIAQWRA, via the coding sequence ATGCATGAGTCGAAGATTGCAGACAAAAGCACGCCCTATTGGTGGGAATCGGCACCGGTAATGCCGCTGCAGTCCCAGCCGTTGGCCAGGATGCTTGACGTGGCGATCGTTGGGGCGGGCTATGCGGGGCTTTCAGCTGGGCTGGCACTGGCGCGGGAGGGGCGGTCGGTTGCCGCGTTCGATGCGATGAATCCGGGCGAGGGGGCATCCTCTCGCAACGGCGGCATGACGAGCGGCAGCATCCGCCCGGATTACGTCACCATCACCCGGCGTTTCGGCGAACGGAAGGCGATGGAAGTCGAGGCGGAAGGCAAGGTCGCGCGCGACTTCCTCTATGACTTCATCAGCAGCGAAAGGCTCGAGTGCGACTTTCAACTGGTCGGCCAGTTCAAAGGTGCAATCGGGTTCGAACAGTACGAGAAGATGGCCCGGGGTGCCGAAGCGTTGGCGAAGAAGCTCGGGATCGAGGCATATGCGGTCCCCTATGCCGAGCAGCGTAACTACGTCGGTACCGACTTCTACCGCGGCGGCACTGTCCGAATGGACATCGGAGGGCTGCATCCGGCCAAATTCCATGCGGAGCTCCTGCGGGTGGCGCTCGCTTCAGGGGTGACTGTTCATTCGTCAACATCAGTGATCTCGATAGAGCGGGATGGTTCGGTGTTTCGCGTCAAAACTTCCGCAGGGACAGTGCAGGCGCGGCAGGTCCTGGTCTGCACGAACGGCTATACCGATGGCGCCGTGCCCTTTTTGAGGCGCCGCCTGGTGCCGGTTCGCAGCCGGATGATTGCCACCGAGGAGCTCGCGCCCGAGCTGATGGCACGGCTGATGCCAAAGCAGATGATGATGATCGAGGGGCGCCAACTGGGCTTCTATTACCGCCCCTCGCCCGATGGCAAGCGCATTCTGTTGGGGGGGCGCGACAGTTCTCGCACAGGTGATCCGGAGGCGCCGAAGCTCTATTTGCGGCAAGGGCTGGTGAGCCTGTTCCCGGAACTGGCGAACGTTCGCCTCTCACATAGTTGGTTCGGCAATGTGGCGATGAACCGGCACATGCTGCCCAGGATTTTCGAGAAAGACGGCATCGTCTATGCCACGGGTTTCTGTGGTTCGGGTGTGGTCTGGGGGCCCTGGATTGGTATGCGTGCAGCCCACAAGCTGATGGGAAATAACGAGCGCGCGCGCACCACCTTCGATTTCGCACCGCCTCCCGCGATCCCTTTCTATCGCGGCAATCCCTGGTTTCTGCCAGTCATGATCGGCAGTTATCGGATCCAGGACCGCATAGCGCAGTGGCGTGCTTGA
- the acs gene encoding acetate--CoA ligase, whose product MSAASLYPVRPEVAAQSLTDEATYKAMYQQSVINPDGFWREQAKRLDWIKPFTKVKQTSFDDHHVDIKWFADGTLNVSANCLDRHLETRGDQAAIIWEGDDPSQSRTITYRELHEQVCKFANALRGQDVHRGDVVTLYMPMIPEAVVAVLACTRIGAIHSVVFGGFSPEALAGRIIDCGSKVVITADEGLRGGKKVPLKANVDDALTNPETSSVQKIIVCKRTGADIKWNPHRDIWFEDLMKVASSTCLPKEMGAEDPLFILYTSGSTGKPKGVMHTTGGYLVYASLTHERVFDYRPGEVFWCTADIGWVTGHTYLVYGPLANGATTLMFEGVPNYPDVTRVAKIVDKHKVNILYTAPTAIRAMMAEGKAAVEGADGSSLRLLGSVGEPINPEAWHWYYENVGQSRCPIVDTWWQTETGACLMTPLPGAHPLKPGSAARPFFGVQPALVDNLGNLIEGAAEGNLVIIDSWPGQARTLYGDHDRFVDTYFKTFKGMYFTGDGARRDEDGYFWITGRVDDVLNVSGHRMGTAEIESAMVAHSKVAEAAVVGVPHDIKGQGIYVYVTLNAGEVASEQLRQELKAWVRKAIGPIATPDVIQWAPGLPKTRSGKIMRRILRKIAVAEYDALGDISTLADPGVVQHLIDTNKAMNAA is encoded by the coding sequence ATGAGTGCTGCTTCCCTGTACCCGGTCCGCCCTGAAGTGGCCGCCCAGTCCCTCACCGACGAAGCGACCTACAAAGCCATGTACCAGCAATCCGTCATCAACCCCGACGGCTTCTGGCGCGAGCAGGCCAAGCGCCTGGACTGGATCAAGCCCTTCACCAAGGTGAAGCAGACCTCCTTCGACGATCACCACGTCGACATCAAGTGGTTCGCCGACGGCACCCTCAACGTCTCCGCCAACTGCCTGGACCGCCACCTGGAAACCCGTGGTGACCAGGCCGCGATCATCTGGGAAGGCGACGACCCGTCCCAGAGCCGCACCATCACCTACCGCGAACTGCATGAGCAGGTCTGCAAGTTCGCCAACGCCCTGCGTGGCCAGGACGTGCATCGCGGTGATGTGGTGACCCTCTACATGCCGATGATTCCGGAAGCCGTGGTGGCCGTGCTGGCTTGCACCCGCATCGGCGCCATCCATTCCGTGGTGTTCGGTGGCTTCTCCCCCGAGGCGCTGGCCGGCCGCATCATCGACTGCGGCTCCAAGGTGGTGATCACCGCCGACGAGGGGCTGCGGGGTGGCAAGAAGGTGCCGCTGAAAGCCAATGTCGACGACGCGCTGACCAACCCGGAAACCAGCAGCGTGCAGAAGATCATCGTCTGCAAGCGCACCGGTGCCGACATCAAGTGGAACCCGCATCGCGACATCTGGTTCGAGGACCTGATGAAGGTGGCCAGCTCCACCTGCCTGCCGAAGGAAATGGGCGCCGAGGACCCGCTGTTCATCCTCTACACCTCCGGCTCCACCGGCAAGCCGAAGGGCGTCATGCACACTACCGGCGGTTACCTGGTCTACGCCTCGCTGACCCACGAGCGCGTGTTCGACTACCGTCCGGGCGAGGTCTTCTGGTGCACCGCCGACATCGGCTGGGTCACCGGCCACACCTACCTGGTCTACGGCCCGCTGGCCAATGGCGCCACCACCCTGATGTTCGAGGGCGTACCGAACTACCCGGACGTGACTCGCGTGGCGAAGATCGTCGACAAGCACAAGGTCAACATCCTCTACACCGCCCCCACCGCCATCCGCGCCATGATGGCCGAGGGCAAGGCCGCGGTCGAAGGTGCCGACGGCTCCAGCCTGCGCCTGCTGGGTTCGGTGGGTGAGCCGATCAACCCGGAAGCCTGGCACTGGTACTACGAGAACGTCGGTCAGAGCCGCTGCCCGATCGTGGACACCTGGTGGCAGACCGAGACCGGCGCCTGCCTGATGACCCCGCTGCCGGGGGCTCACCCGCTGAAACCGGGTTCCGCGGCGCGTCCCTTCTTCGGCGTGCAGCCGGCGCTTGTGGATAACCTCGGCAACCTCATCGAGGGCGCCGCCGAGGGCAATCTGGTGATCATCGATTCCTGGCCGGGTCAGGCCCGTACCCTCTATGGCGACCACGACCGCTTCGTCGACACCTACTTCAAGACCTTCAAGGGCATGTACTTCACTGGTGACGGCGCTCGTCGCGATGAAGACGGCTACTTCTGGATCACCGGTCGCGTGGACGACGTGCTGAACGTCTCCGGCCACCGCATGGGCACCGCCGAGATTGAAAGCGCCATGGTCGCCCACTCGAAAGTGGCCGAAGCGGCGGTGGTCGGTGTGCCCCATGACATCAAGGGCCAGGGCATCTATGTCTACGTCACCCTGAACGCTGGCGAAGTGGCGTCCGAGCAACTCCGCCAGGAACTGAAAGCCTGGGTGCGCAAGGCGATCGGTCCGATCGCCACCCCGGACGTGATCCAGTGGGCGCCGGGCCTCCCGAAAACCCGCTCGGGCAAGATCATGCGCCGTATCCTGCGCAAGATCGCCGTCGCCGAGTACGACGCCCTCGGCGACATCTCCACGCTGGCTGATCCCGGAGTGGTGCAGCACCTGATCGACACTAACAAAGCCATGAACGCAGCCTGA
- a CDS encoding cupin domain-containing protein, producing MSELTVLMLARADGSANATRFTAEPLGPEDPFGAVRQLAFAAANDMAAGLIEASGTFSIAEYPYSETVVVHAGQLTLKSAGQSLLLKPGDGAVIGRGTVLLLEAEAGSRWVFCADIQSVAQRQPGLTALNPLQHLAPSGGPDAEILISPAPQCRSHSAFIEDPTNVRVGIWDSTPYTRHGRPHKLHELMHLIEGRIILRDANGIELVVNTGDTIYVPRGAHCAWQSDIYVRKIYVVK from the coding sequence ATGTCAGAACTCACCGTCCTGATGCTGGCCCGCGCCGACGGCAGCGCCAATGCCACCCGCTTCACCGCAGAACCCCTGGGTCCTGAGGACCCGTTCGGCGCAGTGCGCCAGTTGGCCTTCGCCGCCGCCAATGACATGGCCGCCGGCCTGATCGAAGCGAGCGGCACCTTCAGCATCGCCGAATACCCCTACTCGGAGACGGTCGTGGTCCACGCTGGGCAGCTCACCCTGAAGAGTGCGGGCCAGAGCCTGCTACTCAAGCCCGGCGACGGCGCAGTGATCGGCCGCGGCACGGTGCTGCTGCTTGAGGCGGAAGCGGGCTCGCGCTGGGTCTTCTGCGCCGACATTCAGTCCGTCGCCCAGCGCCAGCCCGGGCTCACCGCCCTCAACCCGCTGCAGCATCTGGCCCCTTCGGGCGGCCCGGACGCGGAGATCCTGATCAGCCCCGCACCGCAGTGCCGCTCACACAGTGCCTTCATCGAAGATCCGACCAATGTACGCGTCGGCATCTGGGACTCCACGCCCTACACGCGCCATGGTCGTCCGCACAAGCTGCACGAGCTGATGCACCTGATCGAGGGGCGCATCATCCTGCGCGATGCAAACGGCATCGAGCTGGTCGTGAACACCGGCGACACTATCTACGTGCCGCGCGGCGCGCACTGCGCCTGGCAGAGCGATATCTACGTACGCAAGATCTATGTAGTGAAGTGA
- a CDS encoding aldehyde dehydrogenase family protein: MNSFDPSIVKVRSAHFIGGRYREALPGLEVVRPSDGRYYAPLPIADAMMVDEAVESAWTAFRRSDWATRPPRERTRAMRRWADLIEADAATLAPLEAIGSTRPHKDVLGWDIPYVAEVLRFFAELADKHGGQVAATQRDRLGMQIAEPYGVVAAIAPWNFPLSMANWKVAPALAAGNAVVLKPSELTPFSILRYAELAVQAGIPAGIFNVVQGNGQITGDALCRHPRVGKVTFTGSTATGSSIMSTCAQVGPKPVTLELGGKSPQLVFADVPDLEKTARSVAMGITGNAGQVCVSGSRLIIERSILEPFVAYLQGYFRELRPGHTWSAETTLSPIISSQQAERIDGIVQRSRQAGAEVLAGGGMIEGLGGAYYQPTLLSVGDSQSPAVREEIFGPVLTVQTFEDEGQALHLAEHPTYGLAAGVHTADLNRALRLIRGLETGTVWVNRYGRSNDHVLPTGGFKRSGIGKDLGREAFEANLRFKSVLIDIAD, translated from the coding sequence ATGAATAGTTTCGACCCCAGCATCGTCAAGGTGCGCAGTGCCCATTTCATCGGCGGGAGATACCGCGAAGCTCTGCCTGGGCTGGAAGTCGTTCGGCCCTCGGACGGCCGGTACTACGCCCCGCTTCCGATCGCCGATGCAATGATGGTCGACGAGGCTGTGGAGAGTGCCTGGACGGCTTTCCGCCGGAGCGATTGGGCCACCCGACCACCCCGCGAGCGGACCCGGGCCATGCGCCGTTGGGCGGATCTGATCGAGGCAGATGCGGCGACGCTGGCGCCGCTGGAGGCGATCGGCTCGACCCGACCGCATAAGGATGTGCTGGGCTGGGACATCCCCTACGTGGCCGAAGTGCTGCGCTTCTTTGCGGAGCTGGCCGACAAGCACGGCGGCCAGGTCGCGGCGACCCAGCGTGATCGCCTCGGCATGCAGATTGCCGAGCCCTACGGGGTAGTTGCGGCCATCGCGCCCTGGAACTTCCCGCTGAGCATGGCCAACTGGAAGGTCGCGCCGGCGCTGGCGGCAGGCAACGCGGTGGTCCTCAAACCCTCGGAGCTGACTCCTTTCTCCATTCTGCGCTATGCCGAACTGGCGGTGCAGGCGGGGATTCCGGCGGGCATCTTCAACGTGGTGCAGGGCAACGGGCAGATCACCGGCGACGCTCTGTGCCGTCACCCGCGAGTCGGCAAGGTGACCTTCACCGGCTCCACTGCTACCGGTTCGAGCATCATGTCGACCTGTGCGCAGGTCGGGCCGAAGCCGGTGACCCTCGAACTCGGCGGCAAGAGCCCGCAGTTGGTGTTCGCCGACGTTCCGGATCTGGAGAAGACGGCGCGCAGTGTGGCCATGGGTATCACCGGCAATGCCGGGCAGGTTTGCGTGTCGGGTTCGCGGCTGATCATCGAGCGCTCGATCCTTGAGCCGTTCGTGGCTTACCTGCAGGGCTACTTCCGAGAGCTGCGCCCCGGCCATACCTGGTCGGCGGAAACCACCCTGTCTCCGATCATTTCCAGCCAGCAGGCCGAGCGGATCGACGGCATCGTCCAGCGTTCGCGGCAGGCCGGCGCCGAGGTGCTGGCAGGTGGCGGGATGATCGAGGGGCTGGGCGGCGCCTACTACCAGCCGACACTGCTCAGCGTGGGTGACAGCCAGAGCCCGGCGGTCCGCGAGGAGATCTTCGGCCCTGTGCTGACGGTGCAGACCTTCGAAGACGAGGGGCAGGCCCTGCACTTGGCCGAGCATCCTACTTACGGGCTGGCTGCTGGCGTGCACACGGCCGACCTCAATCGCGCGCTGCGCCTGATTCGTGGCCTGGAAACCGGCACGGTGTGGGTCAATCGCTACGGGCGCAGCAACGATCACGTCCTGCCAACCGGCGGATTCAAGCGTTCAGGTATCGGTAAGGATCTGGGGCGCGAGGCATTCGAAGCCAACCTGCGCTTCAAGAGCGTGCTGATCGACATTGCCGATTGA
- a CDS encoding haloacid dehalogenase type II, whose amino-acid sequence MSILRPKYITFDCYGTLTNFQMGDMTRELFADRVPARQMDQFVKDFAAYRLDEVMGDWRPYDEILRSAISRTCKRWGIECRDEGQHYYDAVPTWGPHPDVPAGLSKIADKIPLVIFSNAMDEQIMSNVDKLGAPFHKVFTAQQAQAYKPRLAAFEFMLDSLGCSPEDVLHVSSSFRYDLMPADDMKIKNKAFVARGHEQPGNACYSYRQIADIGGLAALVGL is encoded by the coding sequence ATGAGCATTCTTCGCCCCAAGTACATCACATTCGACTGTTACGGAACCCTGACCAATTTCCAGATGGGCGACATGACCCGAGAGCTGTTCGCCGATCGCGTGCCCGCTCGGCAGATGGATCAGTTCGTCAAGGATTTCGCCGCTTATCGCCTGGACGAGGTGATGGGGGACTGGCGGCCTTACGATGAAATTCTCAGGAGCGCTATCTCTCGCACTTGCAAGCGCTGGGGGATCGAGTGCCGCGACGAGGGGCAGCATTACTACGATGCCGTGCCGACCTGGGGTCCCCATCCTGACGTGCCGGCCGGCTTGTCGAAGATCGCCGACAAGATCCCCCTGGTGATCTTCTCGAACGCGATGGACGAGCAGATCATGTCCAACGTCGACAAGCTCGGTGCGCCTTTCCACAAGGTGTTTACCGCCCAGCAAGCCCAGGCCTACAAGCCACGTCTGGCTGCCTTCGAGTTCATGCTGGACAGCCTCGGTTGCAGCCCGGAAGACGTGCTGCACGTGTCCTCGAGCTTCCGCTACGACCTGATGCCCGCCGACGACATGAAGATCAAGAACAAGGCCTTCGTCGCCCGCGGCCACGAGCAGCCCGGTAACGCCTGCTACAGCTACCGGCAGATTGCGGACATCGGCGGACTGGCTGCTCTGGTCGGTCTCTAA
- a CDS encoding FAD-binding oxidoreductase — protein sequence MHSDSYWLDTAPAFTGAQTGALPAQVDVVVVGGGFTGLSAARALALKGASVVVLEAGRVVGEASGRNGGHCNTGVAQDYSGLVASLGAERARDYYLAYESAVQSVVTLVEQEHISCDLRRSGKLKLAAKPQHYEGLARTCELIRREVDANVELLSASQIRDEVDSPGFHGGLLQRNGVQMHIGRFGIGLAEAAARRGALVYERTTVQGWKASAAGYRVDTSRGSLQAGQILMATGASQHGGLGWYRRRIVPVGSFIIATEVLPEDVLARLLPQQRSYVTSRMIGNYFRVTPDNRLLFGGRARFAMSGGNSDAKSGKVLQAALAQMFPQLGDVRIDYCWGGLVDMTSDRLPRAGQHGGIYHSMGYSGHGVQMSVHMGQVMADVMGGRAEANPWRELNWPAIPGHFGKPWFLPLVGAYYRVQDYLH from the coding sequence ATGCATAGCGATTCCTATTGGCTCGACACCGCACCGGCGTTCACTGGGGCGCAGACGGGTGCGTTGCCGGCGCAGGTCGACGTGGTTGTCGTCGGTGGTGGCTTTACCGGTCTGTCGGCCGCCCGCGCACTGGCCCTCAAGGGTGCGAGCGTGGTCGTGCTCGAGGCCGGGCGGGTGGTCGGTGAAGCTTCAGGGCGCAACGGCGGGCATTGCAACACTGGGGTGGCCCAAGACTACTCCGGGCTCGTCGCCAGTCTTGGTGCCGAGCGCGCGCGCGATTATTACCTCGCCTATGAAAGTGCGGTGCAGAGTGTCGTCACGTTGGTCGAGCAGGAGCATATTTCCTGTGACCTGAGGCGCAGCGGCAAGCTCAAGCTCGCGGCCAAGCCCCAGCATTACGAGGGGCTGGCGCGGACCTGTGAGCTGATTCGCCGAGAGGTCGATGCCAACGTCGAGCTGCTGTCCGCCTCGCAGATTCGTGACGAAGTGGATTCACCTGGGTTCCACGGTGGCCTGCTGCAGCGCAATGGTGTGCAGATGCACATCGGCCGCTTCGGCATCGGTCTGGCCGAAGCCGCGGCGCGGCGCGGCGCGCTGGTCTATGAGCGGACCACCGTGCAGGGCTGGAAGGCCAGCGCTGCTGGCTATCGGGTCGACACCAGCCGGGGCAGTCTGCAGGCCGGGCAAATCCTGATGGCAACTGGCGCGAGCCAGCACGGCGGATTGGGCTGGTACCGGCGGCGCATCGTACCGGTGGGCAGCTTCATCATCGCCACCGAAGTGCTGCCCGAGGATGTGCTGGCCCGCTTGCTTCCGCAACAGCGTTCGTACGTCACCAGTCGGATGATCGGGAACTACTTCCGGGTAACCCCGGACAACCGCCTGCTATTCGGCGGCAGGGCTCGCTTCGCCATGTCCGGCGGCAACTCCGACGCGAAGAGCGGCAAAGTGCTGCAGGCGGCGTTGGCACAGATGTTCCCGCAACTGGGTGATGTGCGCATCGACTACTGCTGGGGCGGGCTGGTGGACATGACGTCGGATCGGCTGCCTCGGGCAGGTCAGCACGGCGGTATCTACCACTCCATGGGCTACAGCGGCCACGGTGTGCAGATGTCGGTGCACATGGGCCAGGTGATGGCCGACGTCATGGGGGGGCGAGCCGAGGCCAACCCCTGGCGGGAACTCAATTGGCCGGCGATTCCCGGGCACTTCGGCAAGCCCTGGTTCCTGCCGTTGGTGGGCGCCTATTACCGGGTTCAGGACTACTTGCACTGA
- a CDS encoding ABC transporter substrate-binding protein, with translation MTDNKNNIETQLISGEQSQRIFEGLNRGMSRRDALRMLGLAGMAVAGAGSLFGSAGQAFAATSTATAAGKGKRGGRIKVASATSSTADTLDPAKGGNYTDYCRHNMFYNGLTTLDDQLAPQMALAESFDTSDATSWTIKLRKDVVFHDGKPFTSADVVYSLNRHKVPELGSKVLTIAKQLEEVKAVGPHEVQIRLGSANADLPSLLATTHFLIVRDGTTDFTLANGTGPFKCAEFQPGVRSIAKRNDSYWKPGLPYLDEIEFFAIPDEAARISALLAGDVDLINPVNPRSVSRIQDNPKVALMETKTGGYTDLVLRDELGPLQNPDFVLAMKHLLDRKQINRVAFRGYGTIANDQPIAPSNRYYFAGLPQRELDPEKAKYHLQKSGMAGRTLPLVCSEAATGSVDIAQLLQLSGQQIGLKLDIKRVPSDGYWSNHWMKHPLGFGNVGTRPTADLLFSLFFQSDAGMNESGWKNEQFDQLLLAARGETDEAKRKQMYADMQVLVHEHCGIGIPQFNSSLDGHNAKLKGLSPHPLGGLMGYMFAERVWLDA, from the coding sequence ATGACTGACAACAAGAACAATATCGAAACCCAACTGATTAGCGGTGAGCAGAGCCAACGTATTTTCGAAGGGCTCAATCGCGGCATGTCGCGCCGCGATGCGCTGCGCATGCTGGGGCTGGCGGGTATGGCGGTGGCAGGCGCAGGTAGCCTGTTCGGCTCGGCGGGCCAGGCCTTCGCTGCCACTTCCACGGCTACGGCTGCAGGGAAGGGCAAGCGCGGCGGCCGCATCAAGGTCGCCAGCGCCACCAGTTCCACCGCCGATACGCTGGATCCGGCCAAGGGCGGGAACTACACCGACTATTGCCGCCACAACATGTTCTACAACGGTCTGACTACGCTGGACGATCAGCTGGCGCCGCAGATGGCCCTGGCCGAGTCGTTCGACACCAGCGACGCAACTTCCTGGACCATCAAGCTGCGCAAGGATGTGGTGTTCCACGACGGCAAGCCGTTCACCTCGGCCGACGTGGTCTATTCGCTGAACCGTCACAAGGTGCCGGAGCTCGGTTCCAAGGTGCTGACCATCGCCAAGCAGCTCGAGGAAGTGAAGGCCGTCGGCCCGCACGAGGTGCAGATCCGCCTGGGCAGCGCCAACGCCGACCTGCCGTCCCTGCTCGCCACCACGCATTTCCTTATCGTGCGCGACGGCACCACCGATTTCACTCTCGCCAATGGCACCGGGCCGTTCAAGTGCGCCGAGTTCCAGCCCGGCGTGCGCTCGATCGCCAAGCGCAACGACAGCTACTGGAAGCCGGGCCTGCCCTACCTCGACGAGATCGAATTCTTTGCCATCCCCGACGAGGCAGCGCGCATCAGTGCCCTGCTGGCCGGTGACGTGGATCTGATCAACCCGGTCAACCCGCGTTCGGTTTCGCGCATCCAGGATAACCCCAAGGTCGCCCTGATGGAGACCAAGACCGGTGGCTACACCGACCTGGTGCTGCGCGACGAACTGGGCCCGTTACAGAATCCGGACTTCGTCCTGGCGATGAAGCACCTGCTCGATCGCAAGCAGATCAATCGGGTCGCCTTCCGCGGTTACGGCACCATCGCCAACGATCAACCGATCGCCCCGAGCAACCGCTACTACTTCGCCGGTTTGCCGCAACGCGAGCTCGACCCGGAGAAGGCCAAGTACCATCTGCAGAAATCCGGCATGGCCGGGCGCACCCTGCCCCTTGTGTGTTCAGAAGCCGCGACCGGCTCGGTGGATATCGCCCAGTTGCTGCAGCTCTCGGGCCAGCAGATCGGCCTCAAGCTCGATATCAAGCGAGTGCCGTCCGACGGCTACTGGTCCAACCATTGGATGAAGCACCCGCTGGGCTTCGGCAACGTCGGTACGCGGCCGACCGCGGATCTGCTGTTCAGCCTGTTCTTCCAGTCCGACGCGGGCATGAACGAATCGGGTTGGAAGAACGAGCAGTTCGACCAGCTGCTGCTGGCCGCCCGCGGCGAGACCGACGAGGCCAAGCGCAAGCAGATGTACGCCGACATGCAGGTGCTGGTGCATGAGCACTGTGGCATCGGTATCCCGCAGTTCAACAGCAGCCTCGACGGCCACAACGCCAAGCTGAAAGGGCTCTCGCCGCATCCGCTCGGCGGCCTGATGGGCTACATGTTCGCCGAACGCGTCTGGCTGGATGCCTGA